In one window of Bradysia coprophila strain Holo2 unplaced genomic scaffold, BU_Bcop_v1 contig_200, whole genome shotgun sequence DNA:
- the LOC119075323 gene encoding carboxypeptidase Q-like isoform X1 has product MSVYNFVNLSQRNKCRYCSKMKKFAIVFAALFAGWSIQLVNSQQCSLDESLLQEIRSYDTVVKRIIDTVVSGSFKGKLFDDTAAFVDTVGARVVGSPGLDNGIDYMLDWMTEQGFNEVHGEAITTPNWIRGNEKLEMLQPRYQSLSILGFGKSVGTQQPIEAEIIVVKDYAELEQRSDEVPGKIVVYDHKYINYGTSTMYRYSGAIEAAKRGAVAALVAAVSNIAMGLPHTGQMSYDDDETIPRIPLASISIDSAQMLGRMQRRGSRIVLRLSMDDVLPGNITSRNTFGQLTGSVYPDEKVIVSGHIDSWDVGQGAQDDGGAVVMSALVITLLKSLGLTPKRSIQAVGWTSEENGLVGVQRYIEQHIEEINAGKIAAAFESDGGLFVPTGYSFAGTDHGACVVQEIMTLFQHTNFTRFSRGNRVGSDVAYLSDLSVPTFNFQTGGDKYFWYHHAESDTMTAMDADELDECLAVYAASAYVVADLSQNLMRSIPDPNPNAGTLTTPATVFPVIIVATVAFLRLFVG; this is encoded by the exons ATGAGTGTGT ATAATTTCGTCAATTTATCGCAACGGAACAAGTGTCGGTATTGTagtaaaatgaagaaatttgcCATCGTTTTTGCGGCTCTTTTTGCTGGTTGGTCCATTCAACTGGTCAACTCTCAACAATGTTCACTAGACGAGTCCCTATTACAAGAGATTAGAAGTTACGACACAGTTGTTAAGCGAATCATTGACACTGTTGTCAGTGGCAGCTTCAAAGGGAAACTTTTCGATGACACAGCTGCGTTTGTCGATACCGTAGGAGCTAGAGTGGTTGGATCGCCAGGTCTAGACAATGGCATAGATTATATGCTGGACTGGATGACTGAACAGGGGTTCAATGAAGTTCATGGTGAAGCAATTACTACGCCAAATTGGATACg AGgaaacgaaaaattagaaatgcTTCAGCCACGGTATCAATCGCTCAGCATTTTGGGATTCGGAAAATCAGTGGGAACACAACAACCGATCGAGGCAGAAATCATTGTTGTGAAGGATTATGCTGAATTAGAGCAGCGCTCGGACGAG GTTCCCGGGAAAATTGTCGTTTATGACCACAAATACATCAATTATGGAACCAGTACAATGTACAGATATTCTGGAGCGATTGAAGCTGCGAAACGAGGGGCCGTAGCTGCACTAGTGGCGGCAGTTTCGAATATAGCTATGGGTCTTCCACATACTG GTCAAATGAGCTATGACGACGATGAAACCATACCACGGATACCTTTGGCATCAATAAGTATCGATAGCGCTCAAATGTTAGGTCGAATGCAGCGAAGAG GAAGTCGCATCGTATTAAGGCTCAGCATGGACGACGTGCTACCAGGAAATATCACGTCCAGAAATACATTCGGCCAATTGACGGGATCCGTCTATCCCGACGAAAAAGTTATTGTTTCAGGACACATTGACAGTTGGGACGTCGGTCAAGGAGCTCAAGATGATGGTGGTGCCGTAGTAATGTCTGCCCTTGTCATAACTTTGCTGAAAAGTTTAGGATTGACTCCCAAGCGAAGTATTCAAGCTGTGGGATGGACGTCGGAGGAAAATGGACTGGTTGGCGTTCAACGATACATCGAACAGCATATCGAGGAAATTAATGCCGGAAAAATTGCTGCAGCCTTTGAATCTGACGGCGGATTGTTTGTGCCGACTGGTTACAGTTTTGCGGGAACCGATCATGGAGCATGCGTCGTTCAAGAGATTATGACATTGTTCCAGCACACAAATTTCACTCGTTTCAGCCGAGGCAACCGAGTCGGATCTGACGTTGCATATTTATCCGATTTGTCCGTGCCTACTTTCAATTTCCAAACTGGTGGCGACAAATATTTCTGGTATCACCATGCCGAGTCGGACACAATGACAGCAATGGATGCAGATGAGTTGGATGAATGTCTGGCCGTTTATGCAGCTAGTGCTTATGTTGTCGCTGATTTGAGTCAGAATTTGATGAGAAGTATTCCGGATCCAAATCCTAACGCTGGTACTCTGACCACACCTGCAACTGTATTTCCAGTCATAATTGTAGCTACTGTGGCATTTTTGCGTCTTTTCGTTGGGTAG
- the LOC119075353 gene encoding uncharacterized protein LOC119075353 isoform X2, which produces MFVNDSNVFDRDGSDSEISWLGEPVTSNETKNYFKVNVISNGDESIFMIKDLKQFSYLQTEISQRYPDRNQEDLTVKFLDKNFNFVLIECEEDFQIFMRKCNDQNLYVSWVKENSTPINEPANSNDIPMDISFMALLLFILFLVIAIFFVGARKETAETVCESRVDHWSGHKKIIREFCEQYPSTEECQHIIVEFLSFMALDSLIGASV; this is translated from the exons atgtttgtaaatgattcaaATGTATTTGATCGTGACGGTAGTGACAGTGAAATAAGTTGGTTAGGTGAACCCGTTACCagtaatgaaacaaaaaactattttaaagTTAATGTTATCAGCAATGGCGACGAGTCAATTTTCATGATTAAAGATTTGAAGCAATTTTCATATCTCCAGACTGAAATATCGCAGCGATATCCTGACCGAAATCAAGAAGACCTTACCGTCAAGTTTTTGG ataagaatttcaatttcgtgCTGATCGAGTGTGAGGAAGACTTCCAAATTTTCATGAGAAAGTGCAATGATCAGAATTTATATGTGTCATGGGTGAAGGAAAATTCGACGCCCATAAATGAACCGGCAAATTCAAACGACATTCCAATGGATATATCATTCATGGCTCTACTCCTCTTCATCCTGTTCTTGGTCATTGCAATATTTTTCGTAGGAGCTCGTAAAGAAACGGCTGAAACTGTTTGTGAAAGTCGAGTGGACCACTGGTCGggacataaaaaaattattcgagaATTTTGCGAGCAATATCCTTCAACGGAAGAATGTCAGCACATAATTGTGGAGTTTCTCTCCTTTATGGCTTTAGATTCTTTAATAGGAGCAAGTGTataa
- the LOC119075354 gene encoding uncharacterized protein LOC119075354 isoform X1 — MFVNDSNVFDRDCSDSEISWLGEPVTSNETKKNFKVNVISNGDESIFMIKDLKQFSYLQTEISQRYPDRNQEDLTVKFLGNFPDKNFNFVLIECEEDFQIFMRKCNDQNLYVSWVKENSTPINEPANSNDIPMDISFMALLLFILFLVIAIFFVGARKETAETVCESRVDHWSGHKKIIREFCEQYPSTEECQHIIVEFLSFMALDSLIGASV, encoded by the exons atgtttgtaaatgattcaaATGTATTTGATCGTGACTGTAGTGACAGTGAAATAAGTTGGTTAGGTGAACCCGTTACCagtaatgaaacaaaaaaaaattttaaagttaatgTTATCAGCAATGGCGACGAGTCAATTTTCATGATTAAAGATTTGAAGCAATTTTCATATCTCCAGACTGAAATATCGCAGCGATATCCTGACCGAAATCAAGAAGACCTTACCGTCAAGTTTTTGGGTAATTTCCCTG ataagaatttcaatttcgtgCTGATCGAGTGTGAGGAAGACTTCCAAATTTTCATGAGAAAGTGCAATGATCAGAATTTATATGTGTCATGGGTGAAGGAAAATTCGACGCCCATAAATGAACCGGCAAATTCAAACGACATTCCAATGGATATATCATTCATGGCTCTACTCCTCTTCATCCTGTTCTTGGTCATTGCAATATTTTTCGTAGGAGCTCGTAAAGAAACGGCTGAAACTGTTTGTGAAAGTCGAGTGGACCACTGGTCGggacataaaaaaattattcgagaATTTTGCGAGCAATATCCTTCAACGGAAGAATGTCAGCACATAATTGTGGAGTTTCTCTCCTTTATGGCTTTAGATTCTTTAATAGGAGCAAGTGTataa
- the LOC119075327 gene encoding carboxypeptidase Q-like: protein MANFSAIFALLLAGCSIQSANSQCALDAPLVQEIKNYEARVRRIVDTVLSGSFKGKLFNDTAEFVDTVGSRVVGSQGLDKGIDYMLNWMSQQGFDDVHGEEIITPNWIRVNESLEMIEPRYQKLSILGYGRSVSTSGPLTAEIIVVRDYTELEQRADEVRGKIVVYDHTFVTYSYSTLYRNSGAIEAAKRGAVAVLVAAVSNAAMDLPHTGGMAYSSDETIPKIPMASISVDSARMLGRMHRRGNPIRLRLYMENVHPGNTVSRNTFGQLTGSVFPDEKVIISGHIDSWDVGQGAQDDGGAVVMAALVISLLKHLELTPRRSIQAVGWTSEENGLVGIQRYIDQHLDEINAGQIAAAFESDSGLFVPLGYDFAGTDLGACIVQEILKLFDAYNFTRFERGTRVGSDISYLSDRNVPTFNFVTDNEKYFWYHHAESDTMSAMDTDELDQCLAVYAASVYVIADLSQNLISRADTSDPNAANLTTSAVIFPIVSLLVTFMKYALYT from the exons ATGGCGAATTTCTCAGCCATTTTCGCACTGCTTCTCGCAGGATGCTCTATTCAATCGGCAAACTCCCAATGCGCCTTAGATGCACCCCTTGTGCAAGAGATCAAAAACTATGAAGCCAGGGTTAGACGAATCGTCGATACTGTCCTCAGCGGAAGTTTTAAAGGGAAACTTTTCAACGATACAGCCGAATTCGTTGATACCGTTGGGTCTAGAGTGGTTGGATCGCAGGGCTTAGACAAAGGCATAGATTATATGCTGAACTGGATGAGTCAACAGGGTTTTGACGATGTGCATGGCGAAGAGATTATTACCCCGAATTGGATacg AGTCAATGAATCTTTGGAGATGATTGAACCGAGGTATCAAAAGCTTAGTATCTTAGGATATGGCAGATCCGTTTCAACGTCAGGACCATTAACTGCTGAAATTATAGTCGTTAGAGACTACACTGAGTTGGAACAGCGAGCTGATGAG GTGCGCGGAAAGATAGTCGTCTATGACCACACCTTTGTCACTTACTCGTACAGCACACTGTACAGAAATTCTGGAGCTATAGAGGCAGCGAAGCGAGGTGCTGTTGCCGTACTTGTAGCGGCCGTTTCAAATGCGGCAATGGATTTACCACACACCGGTGGAATGGCGTATTCTAG TGATGAAACCATCCCAAAGATACCAATGGCATCCATAAGTGTGGACAGTGCTCGAATGTTGGGGCGTATGCACCGAAGAG gAAACCCAATACGACTAAGGCTTTACATGGAAAACGTACACCCCGGAAACACAGTTTCGCGGAACACGTTCGGTCAATTGACTGGATCCGTCTTTCCCGACGAAAAAGTTATCATTTCAGGACATATTGACAGTTGGGACGTTGGCCAAGGAGCTCAAGATGATGGCGGTGCCGTCGTAATGGCTGCCCTTGTAATAAGTTTGTTGAAACATTTAGAACTGACTCCAAGGCGAAGCATTCAAGCGGTGGGATGGACATCGGAAGAAAATGGACTCGTTGGAATTCAACGTTACATCGATCAACATCTGGACGAAATCAATGCCGGCCAAATTGCCGCAGCTTTCGAATCTGACAGCGGTTTATTCGTTCCACTTGGATACGATTTTGCTGGTACCGATCTGGGTGCCTGTATCGTCCAAgagattttgaaattgtttgacGCATACAATTTTACCAGATTTGAGAGAGGCACCAGAGTCGGTTCGGATATCAGTTACTTATCCGATCGAAATGTACCAACCTTTAACTTCGTCACggacaacgaaaaatatttttggtaccATCATGCCGAATCGGACACAATGTCTGCAATGGACACCGATGAATTGGATCAATGTCTGGCCGTTTATGCAGCTAGTGTGTATGTCATTGCTGACTTAAGTCAAAATTTAATAAGTCGTGCGGATACATCAGATCCGAATGCAGCCAATCTTACAACTTCAGCGGTTATCTTTCCGATTGTTTCACTTTTAGTTACTTTTATGAAATACGCTCTGTACACATGA
- the LOC119075352 gene encoding uncharacterized protein LOC119075352 — protein sequence MKKMLKILSKMGFVSESDVCDSDSEISWSGETVTTNKTENYFKVNVNNYGDESIFMIEDLKQFSDLHTKISERYPDRNQDDLTIKYLDKNFNFVQIEDDEDFEIFLENHNDQKIYVSWLNKKCVFMGGLINLINVQMDMCLYVSLMALLIFILIAVIAISFVVFSGETAEPVCETRVDHWSEHKKIIREFCEEHPSTEECQHIIVEFLSFMALDSLIEANI from the exons atgaagaaaatgttgaaaattttatccaaGATGGGTTTCGTAAGTGAATCAGATGTGTGTGACAGTGACAGTGAAATAAGTTGGTCAGGTGAAACCGTGACCACTAATAAAACGGAAAACTATTTTAAAGTGAATGTTAACAATTATGGCGACGAGTCAATTTTCATGATTGAAGATTTGAAGCAATTTTCAGATCTTCACACTAAAATATCGGAGCGTTATCCTGACCGAAATCAAGATGACCTTACCATCAAGTATTTGG ataagaatttcaatttcgtaCAGATCGAGGATGACGAAGACTTCgaaattttcttggaaaatcACAATGATCAGAAGATCTATGTGTCAtggttaaacaaaaaatgtgtattcATGGGTGGATTGATAAATTTGATCAACGTTCAAATGGATATGTGTTTATACGTCTCTTTAATGGCTTTACTCATCTTCATCCTGATCGCGGTCATTGCAATATCTTTTGTAGTATTTAGTGGAGAAACGGCTGAACCGGTATGTGAAACTCGAGTGGACCACTGGTcggaacataaaaaaattattcgagaATTTTGCGAGGAACACCCTTCAACTGAAGAATGTCAGCACATAATCGTGGAGTTTCTCTCCTTTATGGCTTTAGATTCTTTAATAGAAGCAAATATATGA
- the LOC119075354 gene encoding uncharacterized protein LOC119075354 isoform X2: MFVNDSNVFDRDCSDSEISWLGEPVTSNETKKNFKVNVISNGDESIFMIKDLKQFSYLQTEISQRYPDRNQEDLTVKFLDKNFNFVLIECEEDFQIFMRKCNDQNLYVSWVKENSTPINEPANSNDIPMDISFMALLLFILFLVIAIFFVGARKETAETVCESRVDHWSGHKKIIREFCEQYPSTEECQHIIVEFLSFMALDSLIGASV; encoded by the exons atgtttgtaaatgattcaaATGTATTTGATCGTGACTGTAGTGACAGTGAAATAAGTTGGTTAGGTGAACCCGTTACCagtaatgaaacaaaaaaaaattttaaagttaatgTTATCAGCAATGGCGACGAGTCAATTTTCATGATTAAAGATTTGAAGCAATTTTCATATCTCCAGACTGAAATATCGCAGCGATATCCTGACCGAAATCAAGAAGACCTTACCGTCAAGTTTTTGG ataagaatttcaatttcgtgCTGATCGAGTGTGAGGAAGACTTCCAAATTTTCATGAGAAAGTGCAATGATCAGAATTTATATGTGTCATGGGTGAAGGAAAATTCGACGCCCATAAATGAACCGGCAAATTCAAACGACATTCCAATGGATATATCATTCATGGCTCTACTCCTCTTCATCCTGTTCTTGGTCATTGCAATATTTTTCGTAGGAGCTCGTAAAGAAACGGCTGAAACTGTTTGTGAAAGTCGAGTGGACCACTGGTCGggacataaaaaaattattcgagaATTTTGCGAGCAATATCCTTCAACGGAAGAATGTCAGCACATAATTGTGGAGTTTCTCTCCTTTATGGCTTTAGATTCTTTAATAGGAGCAAGTGTataa
- the LOC119075355 gene encoding uncharacterized protein LOC119075355 gives MFVNDSNVFDRDGSDSEISWLGEPVTSNETKNYFKVNVINNGDESIFMIEDLKQFSYLQTEISERYPDRNQEDLTIKYLDKNFNFVQIEDEEDFQIFMRKRNDQKIYVSWAKENSTPINEPANSNDIPMVISFMALLLFILFLVIAIFFVGARKETAETVCESRVDHWSGHKKIIREFCEQYPSTEECQHIIVEFLSFMALDSLIGASV, from the exons atgtttgtaaatgattcaaATGTATTTGATCGTGACGGTAGTGACAGTGAAATAAGTTGGTTAGGTGAACCCGTTACCagtaatgaaacaaaaaactattttaaagTTAATGTTATCAACAATGGCGACGAGTCAATTTTCATGATTGAAGATTTGAAGCAATTTTCATATCTCCAGACTGAAATATCGGAGCGTTATCCTGACCGAAATCAAGAAGACCTTACCATCAAGTATTTGG ataagaatttcaatttcgtaCAGATCGAGGATGAGGAAGACTTCCAAATTTTCATGAGAAAGCGCAATGATCAGAAAATCTATGTGTCATGGGCGAAGGAAAATTCGACGCCCATAAATGAACCGGCAAATTCAAACGACATTCCAATGGTTATATCATTCATGGCTCTACTCCTCTTCATCCTGTTCTTGGTCATTGCAATATTTTTCGTAGGAGCTCGTAAAGAAACGGCTGAAACTGTTTGTGAAAGCCGAGTGGACCACTGGTCGggacataaaaaaattattcgagaATTTTGCGAGCAATATCCTTCAACGGAAGAATGTCAGCACATAATTGTGGAGTTTCTCTCCTTTATGGCTTTAGATTCTTTAATAGGAGCAAGTGTataa
- the LOC119075323 gene encoding carboxypeptidase Q-like isoform X2, which produces MKKFAIVFAALFAGWSIQLVNSQQCSLDESLLQEIRSYDTVVKRIIDTVVSGSFKGKLFDDTAAFVDTVGARVVGSPGLDNGIDYMLDWMTEQGFNEVHGEAITTPNWIRGNEKLEMLQPRYQSLSILGFGKSVGTQQPIEAEIIVVKDYAELEQRSDEVPGKIVVYDHKYINYGTSTMYRYSGAIEAAKRGAVAALVAAVSNIAMGLPHTGQMSYDDDETIPRIPLASISIDSAQMLGRMQRRGSRIVLRLSMDDVLPGNITSRNTFGQLTGSVYPDEKVIVSGHIDSWDVGQGAQDDGGAVVMSALVITLLKSLGLTPKRSIQAVGWTSEENGLVGVQRYIEQHIEEINAGKIAAAFESDGGLFVPTGYSFAGTDHGACVVQEIMTLFQHTNFTRFSRGNRVGSDVAYLSDLSVPTFNFQTGGDKYFWYHHAESDTMTAMDADELDECLAVYAASAYVVADLSQNLMRSIPDPNPNAGTLTTPATVFPVIIVATVAFLRLFVG; this is translated from the exons atgaagaaatttgcCATCGTTTTTGCGGCTCTTTTTGCTGGTTGGTCCATTCAACTGGTCAACTCTCAACAATGTTCACTAGACGAGTCCCTATTACAAGAGATTAGAAGTTACGACACAGTTGTTAAGCGAATCATTGACACTGTTGTCAGTGGCAGCTTCAAAGGGAAACTTTTCGATGACACAGCTGCGTTTGTCGATACCGTAGGAGCTAGAGTGGTTGGATCGCCAGGTCTAGACAATGGCATAGATTATATGCTGGACTGGATGACTGAACAGGGGTTCAATGAAGTTCATGGTGAAGCAATTACTACGCCAAATTGGATACg AGgaaacgaaaaattagaaatgcTTCAGCCACGGTATCAATCGCTCAGCATTTTGGGATTCGGAAAATCAGTGGGAACACAACAACCGATCGAGGCAGAAATCATTGTTGTGAAGGATTATGCTGAATTAGAGCAGCGCTCGGACGAG GTTCCCGGGAAAATTGTCGTTTATGACCACAAATACATCAATTATGGAACCAGTACAATGTACAGATATTCTGGAGCGATTGAAGCTGCGAAACGAGGGGCCGTAGCTGCACTAGTGGCGGCAGTTTCGAATATAGCTATGGGTCTTCCACATACTG GTCAAATGAGCTATGACGACGATGAAACCATACCACGGATACCTTTGGCATCAATAAGTATCGATAGCGCTCAAATGTTAGGTCGAATGCAGCGAAGAG GAAGTCGCATCGTATTAAGGCTCAGCATGGACGACGTGCTACCAGGAAATATCACGTCCAGAAATACATTCGGCCAATTGACGGGATCCGTCTATCCCGACGAAAAAGTTATTGTTTCAGGACACATTGACAGTTGGGACGTCGGTCAAGGAGCTCAAGATGATGGTGGTGCCGTAGTAATGTCTGCCCTTGTCATAACTTTGCTGAAAAGTTTAGGATTGACTCCCAAGCGAAGTATTCAAGCTGTGGGATGGACGTCGGAGGAAAATGGACTGGTTGGCGTTCAACGATACATCGAACAGCATATCGAGGAAATTAATGCCGGAAAAATTGCTGCAGCCTTTGAATCTGACGGCGGATTGTTTGTGCCGACTGGTTACAGTTTTGCGGGAACCGATCATGGAGCATGCGTCGTTCAAGAGATTATGACATTGTTCCAGCACACAAATTTCACTCGTTTCAGCCGAGGCAACCGAGTCGGATCTGACGTTGCATATTTATCCGATTTGTCCGTGCCTACTTTCAATTTCCAAACTGGTGGCGACAAATATTTCTGGTATCACCATGCCGAGTCGGACACAATGACAGCAATGGATGCAGATGAGTTGGATGAATGTCTGGCCGTTTATGCAGCTAGTGCTTATGTTGTCGCTGATTTGAGTCAGAATTTGATGAGAAGTATTCCGGATCCAAATCCTAACGCTGGTACTCTGACCACACCTGCAACTGTATTTCCAGTCATAATTGTAGCTACTGTGGCATTTTTGCGTCTTTTCGTTGGGTAG
- the LOC119075353 gene encoding uncharacterized protein LOC119075353 isoform X1, producing the protein MFVNDSNVFDRDGSDSEISWLGEPVTSNETKNYFKVNVISNGDESIFMIKDLKQFSYLQTEISQRYPDRNQEDLTVKFLGNFPDKNFNFVLIECEEDFQIFMRKCNDQNLYVSWVKENSTPINEPANSNDIPMDISFMALLLFILFLVIAIFFVGARKETAETVCESRVDHWSGHKKIIREFCEQYPSTEECQHIIVEFLSFMALDSLIGASV; encoded by the exons atgtttgtaaatgattcaaATGTATTTGATCGTGACGGTAGTGACAGTGAAATAAGTTGGTTAGGTGAACCCGTTACCagtaatgaaacaaaaaactattttaaagTTAATGTTATCAGCAATGGCGACGAGTCAATTTTCATGATTAAAGATTTGAAGCAATTTTCATATCTCCAGACTGAAATATCGCAGCGATATCCTGACCGAAATCAAGAAGACCTTACCGTCAAGTTTTTGGGTAATTTCCCTG ataagaatttcaatttcgtgCTGATCGAGTGTGAGGAAGACTTCCAAATTTTCATGAGAAAGTGCAATGATCAGAATTTATATGTGTCATGGGTGAAGGAAAATTCGACGCCCATAAATGAACCGGCAAATTCAAACGACATTCCAATGGATATATCATTCATGGCTCTACTCCTCTTCATCCTGTTCTTGGTCATTGCAATATTTTTCGTAGGAGCTCGTAAAGAAACGGCTGAAACTGTTTGTGAAAGTCGAGTGGACCACTGGTCGggacataaaaaaattattcgagaATTTTGCGAGCAATATCCTTCAACGGAAGAATGTCAGCACATAATTGTGGAGTTTCTCTCCTTTATGGCTTTAGATTCTTTAATAGGAGCAAGTGTataa